From the Rhizomicrobium palustre genome, the window ACCTTCAAAGATGCGGGGGCTGAGATCACGCTGGCCTCTCCCAAAGGCGGCCAGCCGCCACTTGATCCCAAAAGCGATCTTCCCGACTTTCAAACCGAGCTGACGCATCGCTTTAAAGCCGATCCCGAAGCCCAGCGCGCACTCGCCAACACGGTGCTTTTGGAGGGTGTGAAGGCGGAAGATTTCGACACCGTGTTTTATCCCGGTGGCCACGGCCCGCTCTGGGATCTTGCCGAATCCGCCCAATCCATCGCGCTGATCGAGGCGTTTGAACGCTCCGGCAAGCCCATCGGATTTGTCTGCCACGCGCCGGGCGTGTTGCGCCTTGTGAAAGCGGCCAACGGCGCGCCTTTGGTTAAAGGGCGCAAAGTGACCGGTTTCA encodes:
- a CDS encoding type 1 glutamine amidotransferase domain-containing protein, yielding MKVLIVLTSHDTLGTTGKKTGFWLEEFAAPYYTFKDAGAEITLASPKGGQPPLDPKSDLPDFQTELTHRFKADPEAQRALANTVLLEGVKAEDFDTVFYPGGHGPLWDLAESAQSIALIEAFERSGKPIGFVCHAPGVLRLVKAANGAPLVKGRKVTGFTNSEEAAVELTDVVPFLIEDEFKSLGGLYEKGPDWQPYLVEDGKLITGQNPASSEAVAKALIKQLS